The Patescibacteria group bacterium DNA window TTCGTTCGGAATAAATTATAACGGTCGGGAGCGATCCCGTTAACTTTCAAATTTTCTTCGATCGCCGGCAGCAATTTGGCGCTCTTTTCCGCAAAATCAACGGACGCCAGCGGACAATGCTTGAGCACCGCCACCCCCACACAGCCGGAACCGGCAAACAGATCCAAAACCCGTCTAGTCAAATCCTGTTTTAGCAATACTTGTTTATATGAACAAGTATTGCTAATTTTCCTGATCACCTGCTCCACCCAAAATTCAGTTTCCGAACGCGGGATGAGCGGACGAGCCGAGAGACCGATCCGGCAACCGCAAAAATCCGACCAGCCGATCACGTAATCGGCCGGCTCCCCTTTTTCGATCCGCGCCAGATCGGCCGACAGATCGACGGTACGATCTCCCTGATATTTATCGCGAA harbors:
- a CDS encoding HemK family protein methyltransferase, with the protein product MPKENAAKKRLSEWLIRDKYQGDRTVDLSADLARIEKGEPADYVIGWSDFCGCRIGLSARPLIPRSETEFWVEQVIRKISNTCSYKQVLLKQDLTRRVLDLFAGSGCVGVAVLKHCPLASVDFAEKSAKLLPAIEENLKVNGIAPDRYNLFRTNIFRQLGSQVPELGKYDFILANPPYIPDERKEKLDRRVTAWEPAMALFAKDKGLFLIKRFLSEAKGHLNPGGRVWLEFNSGQQLPLKKILEQYGYQNIEFHKDQYSRWRFVTFQMAA